Genomic segment of Jaculus jaculus isolate mJacJac1 chromosome 6, mJacJac1.mat.Y.cur, whole genome shotgun sequence:
ggccatacatGCCTTCTAACCCCAATCTTGTGGAGAGCAATGTGCCTAAGGGGAAGGGGAgaatgcatctgcacatacacctGTATCCACAtcccataccacaccacaccacacacagtttaCATGTATGcagaggcaaaaaagaaaaaagaccacaGTAGTGGAGGGGAGTAATTTGTTTACACATTGTTTTGGAAAAtcacacaaaaaatttttttggaggtagggtcttgctctagcccaggctgacctgaaggtcactatgtagcttagggtggccttgaattcacagcaattctcctacctagtgctaggattaaaggtgtgcaccaccacacccagaaacctAATACATTTTTACATCAGCAATACCTTAGGTTTTTACTTCAACATTCTGTTTGACACTTCAGGATATTCtcaacttgcctttttttttttttcctcaaggtaggatctcactctagctcaggctgacctggaattcactgtgtagtctcggtggcctcgaacttaccgcgatcctcctatctcctgagtgctgggattaaaggcttgagccaccacaccaactTGCTTTTATGTTAATAGCAGTAAGTCAGGCATAGGCAAAACAGTTCCTTTGGTACCACAAAAATTTCCCTGGTTACACTCTCTTCATCACTAAAGGACACATCCAGAGAAACTCAAGAGAATGAATTTGCTATCTCTGAACCACTGGTGTCCAAAACACACTTATGTCTTTATCATTAAGTGATAGTTAATTTATTTCTCCTTTGCAGATTTATTTGTTCCTATGAACTTCCTACTTGGTTTCTGATCACTTCCTTCCCTCATTCACTGGGGTGGGTGGGATTAGTTAGCATGCTACTGTCCAAGGCGACTGCTTCCTGATCTGTGCCATGTATGCATATTTTATGTCCgtttcttccctctcctcaaGGATGGGACACTCAGGGAAGGTCTAAACATGGGCTCTTTTGATTGTAAGGTGGTGCAGTTTTTTCAGACTTCGCAGTGATATTTTAGATTATCCAGAACAAGAAAATGATTCACCTGGTCTCCCAATCAATAAATGGAAGAAGCGAAATTGAATTTCGGGTCTTCTAAAGCCCACTACGTGTGGGCTGGATAGTTCTGGGCGGTTCTTGAACTTGATGATTCTTGCTTAGCATCCATGCATTCAATACGTTGAGCATTCTGCATATTACGTCTCTCACACTATTTTAGTGCTGGGGATTCCGTGATGGAAGGTGCAAGGGAGGGAAAAATTCCTGCCCTTACGGAGTTTTCGTTTTCCAAATCCTAAGCACTGGCGCTCAGCATCCTCATGAACTCAACAGCGACCTGGGTAGATGCAGGTGGGTCTCATAAAGGGGAGGGTCTCATCCTGCCCCAGCTCCAGTGCTTTCTGCAGGGAGCCTCGGAAGCCTGTAGTGCCCTCTGCCTTTCTCAGCGCCGCCAGGCCTGGCGTGGCAAGTGCCGGGCGCCAGCGCGCCTGGAATTGCTAGCGATGGGCTCGttctcctcccctctttcctGCGGGCCCCGGGAGGACACGGTAACTGGAGCCACCCTCCAGGGAATGTGGGAAGCCGGAGAGAATCTTCCCAGGCACTGGACCTCAGTATCTGATGCGACAACCGGGAGAGGGACGAGCTTGGGGGCTTGTGCGGCAAACTGCTCTCTCATGCCGTCCGATTCAACATTGCAGCCACATGCGCTCTGCAGCCGGACCGAGGCCACTGCAGcgtccccgccccgcccgcccgccagccACCCAGACAGCAGAGCTCCACTGCAGCCTCCCCACCGTCCTCGGGGTTTCTTCTCCACTTCCTGGTTGCCATGGAGACACACGTCATTTACGTGCCGTGCGTCGCCTTGGAAACAGAGGAGCATCCGCGGCTCGGCCGGGAGACCCGCCCCTGCCGCTCCAGCCGCACTCGCGGGCGCTGCCCGTTGACGGCCCCGGGGAGTCCCGAGCGGGTGCCCGCCTCAACCCGGACCCGCGTGAACGCCGCTGGGACCCAGGAGCCGCGGGACGCTCTGCCCGCGAGGCCGGGAGGACGAGGCGGACCCCGGAGGCGAGGCAGGGCAGGCAGGGCGCGTGTGCTCCCGGGCGAGCCCGAAGACGCCTGTCCTGGGACCCTAGGCGGGTCCTCGGCCCGCCAAGTCTCCCGAGCGCCCTCGGCCCCGCCCGTGCCCGGTGCCCGGGACTCCCCTCCCGCCCCTCCAGGGGCCCCGGCGTCCCCGGGCTCCTCCCCGCCCCTCCGGGGACCTCGTCCCCtgcgcgcccctcccccgccctggAGGTCCGGCCGGACGCGACCcggagccgccgccgcccgcTTCTGCCGCTCAATGGAGGACGGTCTGCTGGAGATCATGACCAAGGACGGCGGCGAGCTGCCGGCACCCCTGGAGGTGTCCACGGTGCCGGCCGTGGGGGACGTGATCTCCGGGGAGTACAACGGCGGCATGAAGGAACTGATGGAGCACCTGAAGGCGCAGCTGCAGGCCCTGTTTGAGGACGTGAGGGCCATGCGGGGGGCCCTGGACGAGCAGGCCTCGCACATCCAGGTGCTCTCGGACGACGTGTGCGCCAACCAGCGGGCCATCGTCTCCATGTGCCAGATCATGACCACCGCGCCCCGCCAGGGCGGCCTGGGCGTGGTCGGCGGCAAGGGGAGCTCCCCAGGGGCTCCCCAAGAGCCCGAGACGCCTTCGCCTGGAGTCGGTGACAGCAGCTTTCTGGGTCGCGATCccgaggacgaggaggaggaggacgacgacgacgaagaggagaaagagatgcCCAGCCCCGCCACACCCACCAGTCCCCGCGAGCTCTCCGAGAGCCCCTGTGCCGGTCCCCTCGAGGGGGACGGGCCACTTGTGGAGCCCCTCGACCTGCCTGACATTACCTTGCTGCAGCTGGAGGACGAGGCCTCCCTGTGAGGGGACTCCGCGGGGGGCACCGACTTCCTGGGGCTGGCTGTGGGTTTCCAAGTGCATGACGCCAGGGGACTGGACGGCGCGATGCAGCAGTGCTTCCCTCCGACCGACCGCAGCGGCTCTAAAGGGTCAGGTAGAGACTACCTCAAGGAAGGATTTGTAGGGTGAAGGACTTTGGGAGCATCACAAATTATTCTTGCCCAGCCAAGCGTCATAGCAAACTGCTGAAAGGTGAGGTTCCAGGAGAGAAGTGCCACCTCTGGACTCCCATCTATCCCCCTACCCTGGCCCTAGCCCCCCTCTTGCTCCCCAGGCAACAGGAGAACCCCTCAATTATGTAAATAAAATTGTGCTTTTTCTATTCTGAAAAAGAACTTATCTAGGACTATGGTATATAATCTCTTAACGATTTACCTAGAAATTAAGGAATTGGGGTATTCTGTTCTGGCAACAGGAAATTTACCCATCTGCTGAATTCCAAGATATTCAGTGCTCTGCAGAAGCCTCTCCCCCTCGCAGATCTCTGCGGCTGCTGATTGGTAGAGGAAGCTTGAGGAGGGAACTGCAGCCCTAGGAATCTGGGTGAATGGGGTTCCCAGGGCCCCTGGGCTGGGAGGAGCTGGCTCAGAATGTGCATGGATACATAATAGCTCAAGCTCTAGGATTTTGCATGCAGAGCGGATCCTGTCCTGTCACTGACTTCATCTGGGATTGCTTTTCCACTTATCTGGGCCTAGAGAACAAAGAGCCCAGTTCACAGGCAGAGACTTGGGGGTGCTCAGCAACAGCCCGAATTTAGGAGACATTTGAGGGACTCTTGGGGGCTGCAGCCAAAAATTGTCTCTCTCTCGGCTACACCTGCTTAAATTTCAGTTCCTTTTTCTGTCAAGATGTCCCTGCCTCTCGGTGTTGCCTCCATAACGTCTTGTGTATGTTATGTGTGTCCCCTCGTGTAGTAGTGTGTGAGCCCTCAGGGGCAGGGCTTCTGACTCTGGTGTTAGGTTCAGGAGGCTTTAGACTTTTCTGTGAGACCCAAGCTATCATGGCTTTCCCCTCTCCTTCTGCCCTCCCTCCAGACTTTCCCACCAGGGCATAGAGCATGTGGCTGTCCTGAGGTTCCGTAACTGATGTGCCCCCTCTTACCTCCCAAAGTGATGACTTTGTGTGCCCTTCCCTCTCTATGTATCCCTTCTCAGTGCTTTCCTTGGTGTTAATAAAAAGGCGTCATCTCCTCTCCTTGCTGCCTGATACTAAGGGGATGTGAGGTGGGACGTACGGGTCTGCTGCATGGGCCAGGGTTTAGTAGAAAAGGTAGGGACTatgccttccctcttctctcctttgcCTCTAGTCGCAAGAAGTTGACAGTACCTCTCCTGGTTGGATAGACACTGCCAACTGTGCCTGCTTTCCCTTCTTCCCAAACCTCGATCTTAAGCTGgatgggaaaatgtgggggtatGTGTGGTCACTGCCAGCTGACAAGGGTTTTCAGTATTTAGCATTCCACATGTCATATTTTCATTGAGCATCTAGCTTCTCAGGAGGTGGTTTCAGAATCAGTGTCCTGAAGTGGTAGGCATGATGTCTGTTTCTTGGAAGGGTTGAGGTGGGAAGGTGGTGTTCTGGGGTGGGGGTGATTGCCCAGGATCTCTGGGAGTTGAGTGACACATCACAAAGGAAAACACAGTAACTGCCTCAGGCCTCTAGTGGAGGACTCTGGGAAGGTGTTTCCCTGAGAGCTTGCACTGACATCAGCTCCAGGCTGCTCCCTGGGGGATGGAGATTTCCCAAGGCTGCACCAGAACAAAATTTGAGAGCAGAATAGACTGGGATGCTGTgaatgcacacgtgtgcacatatgtataatatgtaaaGTTTCTTGTTGCAGAGAGGTGGGAAGAGGACATGAGGCATAGATCTGGTCTAGAATTTTAATTCCAACACTGAACTAACTGCCTAAGGCTTGGTTTCAAGGTGTATAAAATGGGGATCAAAAGTCATTGGGAAGAAAATATGTAAGATATCTAGGAAATCTTAGGTAAATGTTAGCTCCCTTATTGTTCTCTTGGAGGTATAGGGTAGTGACTGATTCCTTTGGGAAAACAAAGCCACATAGGGAAGGTTCTAgaaacttttaatatatatatttttccatctaaAGAACcattactcttgggctggagagatagcttagcagttaagctcctgcctgtgaagcctaaggacccgggctccaggctcaattccccaggacccacgttagccagacgcacaagggggcccacgcgtctggagtttgcagtggctggaggccctggcacgcctattctctctctctctccctgtttctctgtcgctctcaaataaataaaaattattttaaaattaaaaaaaagtttaaaaagctctTTAGGGCAGAATTAAGGAAAAGGGGATGGTGAGAGTCCCAAGATAGCACATGTCTTTTCATTTTAAGTGTCATATAGCCATGGGCCAAAAGGTCTTTGGGTCCCGATATGTATTCGTAAGATGCCAGAGGAGTGGATGCCTGGAAGTGGTTGGGAGGTGTTCGCTGGGTCCCTAGGGAGGGCAGCTGAATATACAGTGGAAGTGCCCTTGAGGACTGAGATGTAGGCTTCTGGTACAGTTTCAGTATTCAGAGCTGCTTACAACAATGGCAGTGACCATTTATTGAATGCTGTCCCCAGTTTTATCTCCTAACAATTCTATGAAGTAGGAACTGCTGTTATTTTATATAACACTTTAGAAACAAATTaagacttgctcaaggtcacagacTGGAATTTTACTGAGTCAGGACTTAAGCCTGGGTTTGCTTGGTTTAAAAGAGCTCTATTTAAGAACCAGTCTGCTGAGCTGTCTTTTATTTGGATCTTCAGGGAAAGATCTCTTTTTCCTGAAGCACGAGCCTTAGAGTCCTGAAAAGGAAATGACCTTATTTTCGTCACCTTTTGCCTTCTCAGTTTGAAGAGACTGCAGTTGAGGTTTTGGTTAGTGACCTTTCTCAGTGCCCAATGGGTAATATACTTACTGCATCAAGTAGATGGCTTTTGGGACCTGCTCCTGGATATGAAGAGCCAGCACTTGAAGGTATTCCTGACATACCTCTGTCCACAAGTGTGCTCCTTTCCCATGCTTAGCTCAGTCTCCATTGTCTGGCCTGAATCACAAAGGCAGTTTAGCCCATTCAGGCTCTAAAACGTTCTAGTTGAGCCTTTAGCCACCAACTCCACTGTAGTTCCAATTTCTGTGCACACTGTCCTAAAATATACTCTCACTTCCTCAAGCCAGGTCCTCAGAGAAGTTCTCTAGCTATTGCCTGCAATCCAGATAAAATTCTCTCTACAAAAAGCACTcttgaagcctggcatggtgacgcacgcctttaatctcagcactgaagagacagagataggagtttaagaccatgagttcaagaccaccctgagactacatagtgaattccaggtcagcctgggctagagtgggaccttaccttggaaagccacccctgtcccccataaaagcaactgggctggagagatggctcagtgtttgaaAGCATTTGCTTTGCTTGGCTGGGTAAGGTGatatatacacctttaatctcagcacttgggaggccaaggtagaggatcattgtgagttcgaggctaccctgagtcttcagagtgaatttcaggtcagcctgggctagactgagaccctacctcaaaaaaaaaaaaaaaaaaaaaaaaaaggaaagaaaaaaaaattactgagctAAAGAGTAATGAGACTTTTTAACTTGAAATACACATAGAAGAAAAATTGTGCCTGGCATTCCTACCATCCTTGTCTCTTGGAGACTCTAGAATATTCCCCATTCTGAATTTAAATCTTCAAATATCCAAATTCATACAGAACTTATCCTATGTTATAAACCCACTGCTTACAAGTCTGCAGGGAGTAGAAATCTCCAAAGCCCTCCACctcactttttgaggtagggtcttgctgtagctcaggctgagctggaatgcactctgtaatctcagggtggccttgaactcactcacaatgatcctcctacctcggcctcccaaatgctgggattaaaggcatgtaccaccgtgcccagctggcagagcactcttatttatttatttgagagagagaaagggtgaggtACAATGGGAatgcaagggcctctaaccactggaaagcaacttcagatgcatttgtcaccttgagcatctggcttctgtggatatTGGTAAACGGAACCTGGGgccctaggttttgcaggcaaatgccttaactgctgagccatctctccagcccatggcagaacattcttttttttttttaatatttaacatttatttgagagagagaaaggggggggaagggagggagagagggaggaagggagggagggaagagaagagaagagaatgggtgtgccaggggtgtccagtcactgcaaatgaattccagacgcatgtgcccccttgtgaactggcttatgtgggtcctggagaatagaactgggattCTCTGGCTttgtaccttaattgctaagccatctcaccagcccagtaGAGCACTCTTGATGTGTGAGAGATGAGGAAATGGACCTTgggttgtgtgacttttcctgaggGTAAGTGAGCAATTATCTATTCACTTCAGATTGGGCACCAAGGACAGAGTTCTGCTTTTAAAGAATTAGTTatttccagggctgggaagatggcacagtggataaAAGCACTGTGTATAAAGCTAgttggcttgggtttgattgtccagtacccatgtaaagtcagaggcaaagtggcacatgtgtctggcattcatttttttGCAGGGGCAAAACCCGGTATTTCCATACACACATGagtgcacatgcaaataagtagataaaatgtattaaaatagggccggagagatggcttagtggttaaggtgcttgcctgcaaagccaaaggtctcaggttcaattccctaggacccatgtatgccagatgcacaaggtggctcaagtatttagagtttgtttgcaggggatagaggctctggcatgtccattctctctctctacctctttctctttgagataagtaaataaatgtatgaaaataaaaaaaaaatagagctgagcatggtggtgcatgcttaactgcactcaggaggctgaggtaagaagactgctgtgagttcaaggccagcctggagatacagagtgagtcgcaggtcagcctggactagagtgatatcttgccttgaaaaaagcccaaaataaaaaaataaaaataaaaaagaattgggctggagagacggcctagCAGTCAGTAaaagacccgagttcaattccctagtactcatatcaagccagatgcacagtggcacctgTGTGCTGGcggtcctggtatgccaattctctctccagcATGGTGGCCTATGCCCTTaaatccagcactctggaggctgaggtaggaggatcactgtgagtttgaggctagtctgagactaattccaggtcagcctgggctacagcaagaccttaccttgaaaccacctctcccaaaataaaaaaagatagttaCTTCCCTATAATGCAAACTAGGCATGCAGCTTTTTGTGATCTCAGTAGCAGAAAGTTACAGTTTGTGTTTGATACCTACAATGAAATGGACCACCTAAAATTTGTAGAATTAGGATACAAGTCTTTCTTCCCCAGATATATTTAAgcctatacttttttttaaaattttttaaattatttatttatttataagaggcagagatagagagagatcgagaatgggcacaccagggcttccagccatggctaacgaactccagacgcttgcatctggcttatgtgggttctggggaattgaaacgaggtcctttggctttgcaggcaagcgccttaaccgctaagccatctctccagcccaagcctgtaTCTCTTGCAAGACATAAAATCTAACTTTGAGcaggtaactttaaaaaaaatttttttgttatttttatttatttgagagcgacagacaaagacgcagagagagagagagagagagagaaagagagagacagagacagagacagaaagagaatgggcgcgccagggcctacagccactgcaaacgaactccagacgtgtgcgcccccttgtgcatctggctaacgtgggtcctggggagtcgagccttgaaccggggtccttaggcttcacaggcaagcgcttaatcgctaagccatctcttcagccctgagcaGGTAACTTTTCATAACATCTTCCCTTACCTATTTACATACTTATAAATAGAAATTCAGCCAGGATACCCTGCCTCAATTAGAAATGATTTAAGTACAAAAAGTATATTCTTCAGTCTTTCATTCTAGCTATCTTTATTTTCTACCACGCCTGGACTATTGTCCTCCGATGGTGAGTTCTCTCAGAAAAAATAGCTGTTCTGGGAAGCTCTGTGCTTAGAGGAGCCCCGCGTAGATAATGCTGTAATGGTGCCACCTGGCGAGAAATAGAGACATTACAAGCGGGGCCTCAGTGAATTTATGACTCCAGCAAGTACCAGCAAATGCCTACTAAAGGTCTGGCTCCCAGGCAAATGGTGGGTGGTGAGAAGAGACAGGAAAGTTCAATAAATAGAATGTATTTG
This window contains:
- the Ccdc184 gene encoding coiled-coil domain-containing protein 184 gives rise to the protein MEDGLLEIMTKDGGELPAPLEVSTVPAVGDVISGEYNGGMKELMEHLKAQLQALFEDVRAMRGALDEQASHIQVLSDDVCANQRAIVSMCQIMTTAPRQGGLGVVGGKGSSPGAPQEPETPSPGVGDSSFLGRDPEDEEEEDDDDEEEKEMPSPATPTSPRELSESPCAGPLEGDGPLVEPLDLPDITLLQLEDEASL